A part of Variovorax sp. HW608 genomic DNA contains:
- the rbsD gene encoding D-ribose pyranase has protein sequence MKRTHLLHSDLSHVIASLGHGDMLVLGDAGLPIPEGPRRIDLAVARGIPRLTDVLDAVLSEMEVEHLVIAQEALDPGDGLPFWFPRSLGITPQTLTHEAFKQRSAAARAIVRTGECTPYANIILVAGVRF, from the coding sequence GTGAAACGCACGCATCTGTTGCATTCGGACCTCTCGCACGTGATCGCCTCGCTCGGGCATGGCGACATGCTGGTGCTCGGCGACGCGGGCTTGCCCATCCCGGAGGGGCCGCGGCGCATCGACCTGGCCGTGGCACGCGGCATCCCCCGGCTCACCGACGTGCTGGACGCCGTCCTCTCGGAGATGGAGGTCGAGCACCTCGTCATCGCGCAGGAGGCGCTCGACCCGGGCGATGGCCTGCCCTTCTGGTTTCCGCGCAGCCTGGGGATCACGCCGCAGACGCTGACGCACGAGGCGTTCAAGCAGCGCAGCGCCGCCGCCCGCGCGATCGTGCGCACCGGTGAATGCACGCCCTACGCCAACATCATCCTGGTGGCCGGCGTGCGCTTCTAG
- a CDS encoding SRPBCC family protein yields the protein MKPRVRTVLMMLCGALCVHASPSTQQIEADGHGESISVTASAEMLVDPHTAWKVITDYDHLAEFIPSMRSSRVVRRDADRLLVEQTGEFSFLFFRQPVEAKLAVVESPERWVAARAVGGNLREMDGRYTLESLPSGAVRLSYSGRLVPDFAIPPVIGKMVVRNLVANQFDAMVREIERRDAQKGP from the coding sequence TTGAAACCGCGTGTCCGCACCGTCCTCATGATGCTCTGCGGGGCGTTGTGCGTCCATGCATCGCCGAGCACGCAGCAGATCGAGGCCGACGGCCACGGCGAATCCATCAGCGTGACGGCGAGCGCCGAGATGCTGGTGGACCCGCACACCGCGTGGAAGGTCATCACCGACTACGACCATCTCGCGGAGTTCATTCCTTCCATGCGCAGCTCGCGCGTGGTGCGGCGCGACGCCGACCGCCTCCTCGTCGAGCAGACCGGCGAGTTCAGCTTCCTGTTCTTCAGGCAGCCGGTGGAGGCGAAGCTTGCGGTCGTCGAGTCCCCCGAACGGTGGGTTGCGGCACGCGCTGTCGGCGGCAACCTGCGGGAGATGGACGGCCGCTACACGCTCGAGAGCCTTCCGTCGGGCGCCGTGCGGCTGAGCTACTCGGGCCGGCTGGTGCCCGACTTCGCGATCCCGCCGGTGATCGGCAAGATGGTCGTGCGCAACCTCGTTGCGAATCAATTCGACGCGATGGTCAGGGAGATCGAGCGCCGCGATGCCCAGAAAGGACCCTGA
- a CDS encoding tetratricopeptide repeat protein → MSLAFSLSALAAGGGGGGGGGGGGGGGGGGGGDGGSQAYNPDPDFQAGMTAVKKQDWQQVVAHMTVYLQRSPGDADAWNELGHAHRKVGQVEVALTDYDKALKINPKHKGAHEYLGEAYLQMGDLARAEQELKVLESLCFFPCEEKSDLKSAIAKYRSQHAKAGS, encoded by the coding sequence ATGTCGCTCGCCTTCAGCCTGTCCGCCCTGGCCGCCGGCGGTGGGGGAGGAGGAGGAGGAGGAGGTGGTGGTGGCGGAGGAGGGGGAGGGGGCGGAGACGGGGGGAGCCAGGCCTACAACCCGGATCCCGATTTCCAGGCCGGCATGACCGCCGTCAAGAAGCAGGACTGGCAGCAGGTCGTCGCGCACATGACCGTCTACCTGCAGCGCAGCCCTGGCGACGCCGATGCCTGGAACGAACTCGGCCACGCGCACAGGAAGGTGGGGCAGGTCGAGGTCGCGCTGACCGATTACGACAAGGCGCTGAAGATCAATCCGAAGCACAAGGGCGCGCACGAATACCTTGGCGAGGCCTACCTGCAGATGGGGGATCTCGCCCGGGCCGAGCAGGAATTGAAGGTGCTGGAGTCGCTCTGCTTCTTCCCCTGCGAAGAAAAAAGCGACCTGAAATCGGCGATCGCGAAGTACCGCAGCCAGCACGCGAAGGCAGGATCCTGA
- a CDS encoding TIGR03118 family protein, translating to MSASCLKLYGLACASAIVLAACGGGGGYGGGGVAATGYGGAIMPMGGGTPTGRSYVATNLVSDLAAGNSLYANSKTDPNLVNAWGVAFNPQAFVWVANAGTSSSTLYDGSGTPQSLVVAIPPGNAGAAMPTGIVFNGHQDFMVTKAGVSGASAFIFAGRAGTLSGWSPAVDATHAVTVFDGGGTGRLYTGLAIASQGASDMLYAADFHNGKVDMFDSSFTQRAAAVGFADQALPAGYAPYGIQTIGGRIYVSYARQDSSGQNAQAGAGQGAVDVFDTSGNLVSRLIPPGSALNAPWGMAMAPADFGPFSGALLVANAGDGKVNAFNPTNGAMMGTLSMSDGNPVAIDGLHGIAFGNGLNNQPANTLFFAAGPGGGAHGVYGRIDNR from the coding sequence ATGAGCGCCTCTTGCCTGAAGTTGTACGGCCTCGCCTGTGCGAGCGCGATTGTCCTGGCCGCCTGCGGCGGCGGTGGTGGCTATGGAGGCGGCGGGGTCGCCGCCACCGGCTACGGCGGCGCCATCATGCCCATGGGTGGCGGCACTCCGACCGGCAGGAGCTACGTCGCCACCAACCTCGTATCCGACCTCGCAGCCGGGAACAGTCTTTACGCCAACTCGAAGACCGATCCGAATCTCGTCAATGCCTGGGGCGTGGCCTTCAACCCGCAGGCCTTCGTCTGGGTGGCGAACGCCGGGACCTCGAGCTCGACGCTTTACGACGGCAGCGGCACGCCGCAATCGCTCGTGGTCGCGATTCCGCCCGGCAATGCCGGCGCCGCCATGCCGACCGGCATCGTCTTCAATGGCCACCAGGACTTCATGGTGACAAAGGCCGGCGTGTCGGGCGCGAGCGCCTTCATCTTCGCGGGGCGGGCGGGAACCTTGTCCGGCTGGTCGCCCGCTGTCGACGCGACCCACGCGGTCACGGTCTTCGACGGTGGTGGCACCGGCAGGCTCTACACGGGCCTGGCCATTGCGAGCCAGGGCGCGTCGGACATGCTCTACGCGGCAGATTTCCACAACGGGAAGGTCGACATGTTCGATTCCAGCTTCACGCAACGCGCGGCCGCGGTCGGCTTCGCGGATCAGGCATTGCCGGCCGGCTACGCCCCTTACGGCATCCAGACGATCGGCGGCCGGATCTACGTCAGCTACGCCAGGCAGGACTCTTCGGGCCAGAACGCGCAGGCGGGGGCCGGGCAGGGCGCCGTCGACGTCTTCGACACGTCCGGCAACCTTGTCAGCCGGCTCATTCCGCCCGGCAGCGCATTGAACGCCCCGTGGGGCATGGCCATGGCGCCGGCCGACTTCGGGCCCTTCAGCGGCGCATTGCTGGTGGCCAATGCCGGCGACGGTAAGGTCAATGCGTTCAATCCCACGAATGGTGCAATGATGGGGACGCTGTCGATGTCGGATGGAAACCCCGTCGCGATCGACGGACTGCACGGGATTGCGTTCGGAAACGGGCTCAACAACCAGCCCGCCAACACGCTGTTCTTCGCCGCGGGGCCCGGCGGAGGCGCGCATGGCGTCTACGGGCGCATCGACAACCGCTAG
- a CDS encoding TorF family putative porin — MPTAGLRVVALGPVLCLACGVAFAQAGGSIAFLSDYRYRGVSLSDDRPTLRLGLGYDHPSGWFAGASLAGVSLGPYARGQVQVLGYAGYAGRLSDRIGWEAGATGVHFGADSYYDYGEVFTGLNGERWSMRLHYSPDYFGSGARTLYGEFNVGLPLSPLIRVTAHAGALQRIGGVRTEGNEPSLDGSLGLAIARDAWEVRLEWVGGDRSAVYPTLYGHGSRGGLVLTAAISF; from the coding sequence ATGCCGACCGCCGGCCTGCGGGTCGTCGCGCTCGGCCCAGTGCTGTGCCTCGCCTGCGGCGTTGCGTTCGCGCAGGCCGGTGGGAGCATCGCGTTCCTGTCGGACTACCGTTACCGCGGCGTGTCGCTGAGCGACGATCGGCCGACCCTTCGCCTGGGCCTCGGCTATGACCACCCAAGCGGCTGGTTCGCCGGTGCATCGCTGGCGGGCGTGTCGCTGGGCCCGTACGCACGAGGCCAGGTGCAGGTGCTCGGCTATGCGGGTTACGCAGGGCGGCTGTCGGATCGCATCGGCTGGGAAGCGGGCGCCACCGGCGTCCACTTCGGCGCCGATTCGTACTACGACTACGGCGAAGTGTTCACGGGGCTGAACGGCGAGCGGTGGAGCATGCGGCTGCACTATTCACCCGACTATTTCGGCAGCGGCGCCCGCACGCTCTACGGCGAATTCAACGTCGGGCTGCCCCTGTCGCCGCTCATTCGCGTGACGGCCCATGCGGGTGCCCTGCAGCGGATCGGCGGCGTCCGCACGGAAGGCAATGAGCCGAGCCTCGACGGCAGCCTGGGGCTGGCCATCGCGCGCGACGCGTGGGAAGTGCGGCTCGAGTGGGTCGGCGGCGACCGCAGCGCCGTCTACCCGACGTTGTACGGGCACGGGTCGCGCGGGGGACTCGTCCTCACTGCCGCCATCAGCTTCTGA
- a CDS encoding S8 family serine peptidase, with amino-acid sequence MKWLRVACLLALLAVQPPASAEPAEPTGPSATGGQQVLLFLLLPQEHYRPESAYSGGYGDGPAHGARRRVAAALAREHGLVLVTDWALPLLGVDCFVMNVPGDQELERVAEALSRDPRVAWAQPMNVFRARGHDDPMFTLQPAAQAWHLEDLHEISTGRNVRVAVIDSRVDVHHPDLEGQVALNENFVNGRGELPEDHGTAVAGVIAARADNRVGIVGVAPDARLLALRACWQESSQSTLCTSLSLAMALHFAITHDADVINLSLSGPRDRLLDRLLDAALSRNISVIGAFDRRAPDGGFPASHAGVVAVTDESRESALPGVLVAPGRDVLASLPGGRWNLVSGSSFATAHVAGLFALMRERAPAHGAPPALASVVSFPGGSVDACATLARVAGSETCVRTMTRSSTSPNVRQ; translated from the coding sequence ATGAAGTGGCTCCGGGTCGCATGCCTGCTCGCGCTGCTCGCGGTGCAGCCGCCGGCGAGCGCCGAGCCGGCCGAACCGACAGGCCCATCGGCAACCGGCGGCCAGCAGGTCCTGCTGTTCCTGCTCCTGCCGCAGGAGCACTACCGGCCCGAGAGCGCCTATTCGGGCGGCTACGGCGACGGCCCCGCGCATGGGGCACGGCGCCGCGTGGCCGCCGCGCTGGCGCGCGAGCATGGGCTGGTGCTGGTCACGGACTGGGCGCTGCCGCTGTTGGGCGTGGACTGCTTCGTCATGAACGTGCCGGGCGACCAGGAACTCGAACGCGTGGCCGAGGCGCTTTCCCGCGACCCGCGCGTCGCCTGGGCCCAGCCCATGAACGTCTTTCGGGCACGCGGCCATGACGATCCGATGTTCACGCTGCAGCCGGCGGCGCAGGCCTGGCACCTGGAGGACCTGCACGAGATCTCGACCGGCCGCAACGTGCGGGTCGCAGTGATCGACAGCCGCGTCGACGTCCACCATCCCGATCTCGAAGGCCAGGTGGCGTTGAACGAGAACTTCGTCAACGGCCGCGGCGAATTGCCCGAAGACCACGGCACGGCGGTCGCGGGTGTCATCGCTGCGCGCGCCGACAACCGGGTCGGCATCGTCGGCGTGGCGCCCGATGCGCGCTTGCTCGCACTGCGCGCCTGCTGGCAGGAAAGCAGCCAGTCCACCTTGTGCACGAGCCTGAGCCTGGCCATGGCCTTGCACTTCGCTATCACGCACGACGCCGACGTCATCAACCTGAGCCTGAGCGGGCCGCGCGATCGTCTGCTCGACAGGCTGCTGGACGCAGCGCTTTCGCGCAACATCAGCGTGATCGGTGCCTTCGATCGACGCGCCCCGGACGGAGGCTTCCCGGCCTCGCATGCCGGTGTCGTGGCAGTCACCGACGAGTCCCGCGAATCGGCGCTGCCCGGCGTCCTGGTCGCGCCGGGACGCGATGTGCTGGCCAGCCTGCCCGGCGGCCGCTGGAACCTCGTCTCGGGCTCGTCGTTCGCCACCGCCCATGTGGCGGGGCTGTTCGCCCTGATGCGCGAGCGGGCGCCGGCGCACGGAGCGCCGCCCGCGCTCGCCAGCGTCGTCTCTTTTCCCGGCGGAAGTGTCGACGCGTGTGCCACACTCGCACGCGTCGCAGGCAGTGAGACCTGCGTCCGCACCATGACGCGTTCCTCGACATCACCCAACGTTCGTCAGTGA
- a CDS encoding zf-HC2 domain-containing protein, whose amino-acid sequence MSGRVVPFDTGIHRKVQSMLAWYVSESLDAEERARVENHLAECPRCRAELALERELQSAYSADIDTPGDVDQGFAALRARIAGSAPPRPSEGLLARLRDRWLEGPRWTRWALLAQCVLVATLGGLLIAQQSPEPPYRALGGPAGPPASASVGRLIVRFRPEATEQEMRRVLRTAQARLVYGPTTTGAYVLAVPVDLETAAVEQLRQEQAVTLVEALDGRMTP is encoded by the coding sequence ATGAGCGGGCGTGTGGTCCCCTTCGATACCGGCATCCATCGGAAGGTGCAGTCGATGCTCGCCTGGTATGTCAGCGAGAGTCTCGATGCAGAGGAACGTGCCCGCGTCGAGAACCACCTGGCTGAATGCCCGCGCTGTCGCGCGGAGCTGGCACTCGAGCGCGAGCTGCAGTCGGCGTATTCGGCCGACATCGATACCCCGGGCGATGTCGACCAGGGATTCGCTGCCTTGCGCGCACGCATCGCGGGCAGCGCGCCGCCGCGGCCGAGCGAAGGCTTGCTGGCGCGTCTGCGCGATCGCTGGCTCGAAGGTCCGCGGTGGACGCGCTGGGCCTTGCTGGCCCAGTGCGTCCTGGTCGCGACCCTGGGTGGCCTGCTGATCGCGCAGCAGTCGCCCGAACCGCCGTACCGGGCGCTTGGCGGGCCTGCGGGGCCGCCCGCTTCCGCCAGCGTCGGGCGCCTGATCGTGAGGTTCCGGCCCGAGGCCACCGAGCAGGAGATGCGGCGCGTGCTGCGCACCGCCCAGGCGCGGCTGGTCTATGGACCGACCACCACCGGTGCCTACGTGCTGGCGGTGCCGGTCGACCTCGAGACTGCCGCGGTGGAGCAGCTGCGGCAGGAACAAGCCGTGACGCTCGTCGAAGCGCTCGACGGCCGGATGACGCCATGA
- a CDS encoding RNA polymerase sigma factor, with product MTSLPRDALRPPAEGAALAEIAEARLVGRTANGELQAFEQLYRAYHPRLTRFLDRVTRRPGLVGELLNDTMLVVWNRAATYDGRSKVSTWIFAIAYRKALKALSQLDEPMAEDEGREDQPAAPESGPEYHAAQSQLRAILAQAMDHLSFEQRAVVHLTYFHGIGCREISEIVGCPVDTVKTRMFHARRRLRTLLEGKLEGWL from the coding sequence ATGACGAGCTTGCCGCGCGATGCCCTTCGGCCTCCGGCCGAAGGGGCGGCGCTGGCCGAAATCGCCGAGGCACGCCTGGTCGGGCGGACCGCGAACGGCGAGCTGCAGGCATTCGAGCAGCTCTACCGCGCCTACCATCCGCGGCTCACGCGTTTCCTGGACCGGGTGACCAGGCGGCCCGGCCTCGTCGGCGAGTTGCTCAACGACACGATGCTGGTCGTCTGGAACCGGGCCGCCACCTACGACGGCCGAAGCAAGGTCTCGACCTGGATCTTCGCGATCGCCTATCGCAAGGCGCTCAAGGCGCTCAGCCAGCTGGACGAGCCCATGGCCGAGGACGAAGGCCGCGAGGATCAGCCCGCCGCGCCGGAGTCGGGCCCCGAATACCACGCGGCGCAGTCGCAATTGCGCGCGATCCTGGCGCAGGCGATGGACCACCTCTCGTTCGAGCAGCGGGCGGTCGTCCACCTCACCTACTTCCACGGCATCGGCTGCCGCGAGATCAGCGAAATCGTCGGCTGTCCGGTCGACACCGTGAAAACGCGCATGTTCCATGCGCGGCGCAGGCTGAGGACCCTGCTGGAAGGCAAATTGGAGGGATGGCTATGA
- the sorB gene encoding SorB family sulfite dehydrogenase c-type cytochrome subunit: MNCRPSIAAIASALALGIGAGASAAERTITLPPDGVQLKASTLPGYEKAQANCVTCHSAEYMLYQPPTAPRPYWEAMVKRMKQVFNAPINEEDMPLIVDYLVKTYGNEQPK, from the coding sequence ATGAATTGCAGACCTTCCATTGCCGCGATCGCTTCCGCGCTGGCCCTGGGCATCGGGGCGGGTGCCTCTGCCGCCGAGAGAACGATCACCTTGCCGCCGGACGGCGTGCAGCTCAAGGCGAGCACGCTGCCCGGCTACGAGAAGGCACAGGCCAACTGCGTGACCTGCCATTCGGCGGAATACATGCTCTACCAGCCCCCCACCGCGCCGCGCCCCTATTGGGAGGCCATGGTCAAGCGCATGAAGCAGGTCTTCAACGCCCCGATCAACGAGGAGGACATGCCGCTGATCGTCGACTACCTCGTGAAGACCTACGGCAACGAGCAGCCGAAGTAG
- the sorA gene encoding SorA family sulfite dehydrogenase catalytic subunit, protein MTTPISRLRRRLVAGGTGAVATLGLGPLGRAALAQAATVEMPFVNGRRTLVAYPEKRPLIVLTSRPPQLETPFEVFNDGLLTPNDAFFVRYHNAGIPTSIDGDRHVIKIGGNAVGKPFELTVAELRAQFKPIEYVAVNQCSGNGRGLFDPRVTGGQLGNGAMGNARWVGVALKDVLARAEPKNSARQVTFDGLDMALFGGGDFVKALDVNHAMDGEVMLAWQMNGADIPMLNGYPVKLIVPGYYGTYWVKHLSEIQVIDSVFDGFWMKPAYRVPDNDCACVEPGTTPAATRPIGRFNVRSFITSLADGARVRAGQPLVVRGIAFDGGQGIREVACSNDDGQSWRNARLGNDMGRYSFREFTFGFTPRKGTHVLRVRAWNRSGQSQPMEALWQPAGYMRNVVESVRVLAV, encoded by the coding sequence ATGACCACCCCCATCAGCCGGCTTCGCCGCCGGCTCGTCGCAGGCGGCACGGGCGCCGTCGCCACCCTCGGGCTGGGTCCGCTCGGCCGGGCCGCGCTCGCGCAGGCCGCGACCGTCGAGATGCCGTTCGTCAACGGCAGGCGCACCCTGGTGGCCTACCCCGAAAAGCGGCCGCTGATCGTGCTGACCTCGCGTCCGCCGCAACTGGAAACGCCGTTCGAGGTTTTCAACGACGGGCTCCTGACGCCGAATGACGCGTTCTTCGTGCGCTACCACAACGCCGGCATTCCGACCTCGATCGATGGCGACAGGCACGTGATCAAGATCGGCGGCAATGCGGTCGGCAAGCCCTTCGAGCTCACGGTGGCCGAGTTGCGCGCACAGTTCAAGCCGATCGAGTACGTGGCCGTCAACCAGTGTTCCGGCAACGGCCGCGGGCTGTTCGACCCACGGGTCACCGGCGGTCAGCTGGGCAACGGCGCGATGGGCAATGCGCGCTGGGTCGGCGTCGCCCTCAAGGACGTCCTGGCGCGCGCTGAACCGAAGAACAGCGCCCGGCAGGTCACCTTCGACGGCCTGGACATGGCGCTCTTCGGCGGCGGCGACTTCGTCAAGGCCCTCGACGTCAACCATGCGATGGATGGCGAAGTGATGCTCGCCTGGCAGATGAACGGTGCCGACATCCCGATGCTCAACGGCTACCCGGTGAAGCTCATCGTGCCGGGCTACTACGGCACCTACTGGGTCAAGCACCTGTCCGAGATCCAGGTCATCGACAGCGTCTTCGACGGCTTCTGGATGAAGCCGGCCTACCGCGTGCCCGACAACGACTGCGCCTGCGTGGAGCCCGGCACCACGCCGGCGGCGACCCGGCCGATCGGCCGCTTCAATGTGCGCTCGTTCATCACTTCGCTGGCCGACGGTGCGCGCGTGCGGGCCGGCCAGCCCCTCGTCGTGCGCGGCATCGCGTTCGACGGCGGGCAGGGCATCCGCGAAGTCGCCTGCTCGAACGACGACGGACAAAGCTGGCGCAATGCCAGGCTCGGCAACGACATGGGGCGCTATTCGTTCCGGGAATTCACCTTCGGCTTCACGCCAAGGAAGGGGACCCATGTGCTGCGCGTGAGGGCCTGGAACCGATCCGGCCAAAGCCAGCCCATGGAAGCGCTCTGGCAGCCGGCGGGCTACATGCGCAATGTGGTCGAAAGCGTCAGGGTGCTGGCCGTCTGA
- a CDS encoding NCS1 family nucleobase:cation symporter-1 encodes MEIRNPSPGLYNEDLAPARERRWGPFSIFNVWTSDVHSLWGYYLAASLFLLCGSFVNFLLAIGLGSLVIFALMNLIGYAGEKTGVPYPVLARASFGVWGANLAAMVRAIVACFWYGAQTAAAASAVVALLIRNDGMLQFHQGVHVLGHSALEVICYVVVWALQLLIIQKGMETVRRFQDWAGPAVWIAMLILAVGLCVKAGGFSFEHGIPMDQLLEKTKDAGVSGEPGSFWALMAVGATWITYFAALYLNFCDFSRFAKNKQAVRTGNLWGLPINLIAFSLVAGVTTIAAFKVYGEVLLHPEQISAKFDSWALALIAAITFAVATLGINVVANFVSAAFDISNTFPKMISFKRGGVIAALIALVLYPFAPWEGNAAHFVNAIGATMGPLLGVILVDYYIVAKSNINVAALYQEHGEYRYEGGWNVNALVATGVGSLFSTILPNFTNLLPAWWNIYGWFIGVAVGGSVYLVMATLRPRATATPAHA; translated from the coding sequence ATGGAAATCCGTAATCCTTCCCCTGGCCTCTACAACGAAGATCTGGCGCCGGCGCGGGAGCGCCGATGGGGCCCCTTCAGCATCTTCAACGTCTGGACTTCGGACGTGCACAGCCTCTGGGGCTACTACCTCGCGGCCAGCCTGTTCCTGCTGTGCGGCAGCTTCGTCAATTTCCTGCTGGCCATCGGGCTCGGCTCGCTGGTGATCTTTGCGCTGATGAACCTGATCGGCTATGCCGGCGAGAAGACCGGCGTGCCCTATCCGGTGCTGGCGCGCGCCTCCTTCGGCGTCTGGGGCGCCAACCTCGCTGCCATGGTGCGCGCGATCGTGGCCTGCTTCTGGTACGGCGCACAGACCGCCGCAGCGGCGAGCGCGGTGGTCGCGCTCTTGATCCGCAACGACGGCATGCTGCAGTTCCACCAGGGCGTGCACGTCCTCGGCCACTCGGCGCTGGAGGTGATCTGCTACGTGGTGGTCTGGGCGCTCCAGCTGCTGATCATCCAGAAGGGCATGGAGACGGTCCGCCGGTTCCAGGACTGGGCGGGCCCGGCGGTCTGGATCGCGATGCTGATCCTGGCGGTCGGCCTGTGCGTCAAGGCCGGCGGCTTCTCCTTCGAGCACGGCATCCCGATGGACCAGCTGCTCGAAAAGACCAAGGATGCCGGCGTTTCCGGCGAGCCCGGCTCCTTCTGGGCCTTGATGGCCGTCGGCGCCACCTGGATCACCTACTTCGCGGCGCTCTACCTCAACTTCTGCGACTTCTCGCGCTTTGCGAAGAACAAGCAGGCCGTGCGCACGGGCAACCTGTGGGGCCTGCCGATCAACCTGATCGCCTTTTCGCTGGTCGCCGGCGTCACCACCATCGCGGCCTTCAAGGTGTACGGCGAGGTGCTCCTGCATCCCGAGCAGATCTCGGCCAAGTTCGACAGCTGGGCGCTCGCCCTCATCGCCGCGATCACTTTCGCGGTCGCCACGCTGGGCATCAACGTCGTGGCCAACTTCGTGTCTGCCGCGTTCGACATCTCGAACACCTTTCCGAAGATGATCAGCTTCAAGCGCGGTGGCGTGATCGCCGCGTTGATCGCGCTCGTGCTCTATCCCTTCGCGCCTTGGGAGGGCAATGCGGCCCATTTCGTGAACGCGATCGGCGCCACGATGGGCCCGTTGCTGGGCGTGATCCTGGTGGACTACTACATCGTGGCCAAGAGCAACATCAACGTGGCGGCGCTCTACCAGGAGCATGGCGAGTACCGCTATGAAGGCGGCTGGAATGTCAATGCGCTGGTGGCGACCGGGGTCGGCAGCCTGTTCTCCACCATCCTGCCGAACTTCACGAACCTGCTGCCGGCCTGGTGGAACATCTATGGCTGGTTCATCGGCGTGGCGGTGGGCGGCAGCGTGTACCTCGTGATGGCCACGCTGCGCCCACGCGCGACGGCGACGCCTGCGCACGCTTGA
- a CDS encoding ankyrin repeat domain-containing protein, which produces MKNYFKKLVYLIVFAANFAAHADSFDDFFRAVRADNASGVKNLLNRGFDPNTRDAQGQTGLLIALREPSPKVIQVLLDSPKTDVEARNPKDESPLMLAAIKGQQDIVTKLIERDADINKPGWTPLHYAATNGHVAIMKQLLDKDAFIDAQSPNGTTPLMMAAMYGSAAAVKLLLDEGADPLMKNQLGMTAADFAQKANRTDALQMIGEAVRLKARRPADGKW; this is translated from the coding sequence ATGAAAAACTACTTTAAAAAACTCGTATATCTCATTGTTTTTGCAGCAAATTTTGCGGCACATGCAGATTCGTTCGACGACTTCTTCCGGGCCGTGCGCGCGGACAATGCCAGCGGCGTCAAGAACCTGCTGAATCGCGGTTTCGACCCCAACACGCGGGACGCGCAGGGTCAGACCGGCCTCTTGATCGCGTTGCGGGAGCCATCGCCGAAGGTGATCCAGGTCCTGCTCGACTCGCCCAAGACCGATGTCGAGGCCCGCAACCCGAAGGATGAAAGCCCGCTGATGCTGGCCGCCATCAAGGGCCAGCAGGACATCGTGACCAAGCTGATCGAACGCGACGCCGACATCAACAAGCCAGGCTGGACGCCGCTGCACTACGCCGCGACCAACGGCCATGTGGCGATCATGAAGCAACTGCTCGACAAGGATGCGTTCATCGACGCGCAGTCGCCCAACGGCACCACGCCGCTGATGATGGCGGCGATGTACGGCTCGGCAGCGGCGGTGAAGCTGCTGCTCGACGAAGGCGCGGATCCGCTGATGAAGAACCAGCTCGGCATGACCGCGGCCGATTTCGCGCAGAAGGCCAACCGGACGGACGCGCTCCAGATGATCGGCGAGGCCGTGCGGCTCAAGGCCAGGAGGCCTGCGGACGGCAAGTGGTGA
- a CDS encoding TatD family hydrolase: MFTDSHCHLTFPEFADQMREVRAAMAAAQVDRALCICTTLEEFDDVQALAAGYDNFWASVGVHPDSEDVLEPTVEDLVRRSARPKVIAIGETGLDYYQMEERKGGRSVADLEWQRERFRVHIRAAQQTRKPLVIHTREASADTLAILKEEGEDGGPMAAGGVFHCFTETAQVARAALDLGFYISFSGILTFKKAQDLRDVAAFVPLDRMLIETDSPYLAPVPYRGKTNNPSYVPFVAQQIAQLRNLPVEAIGKATSDNFDRLFRQAKS, from the coding sequence ATGTTCACCGACTCCCACTGCCACCTGACCTTTCCCGAGTTCGCGGACCAGATGCGCGAGGTCCGGGCCGCGATGGCCGCTGCCCAGGTCGACCGGGCGCTCTGCATCTGCACGACGCTGGAGGAATTCGACGACGTGCAGGCGCTCGCGGCCGGTTATGACAACTTCTGGGCCTCGGTAGGCGTCCATCCGGACAGTGAAGACGTGCTGGAGCCGACGGTGGAAGACCTGGTGCGCCGTTCGGCCCGGCCGAAGGTCATCGCCATCGGCGAAACCGGGCTCGACTACTACCAGATGGAAGAGCGCAAGGGCGGCCGGAGCGTCGCCGACCTCGAATGGCAGCGCGAGCGCTTTCGCGTGCACATCCGCGCTGCGCAGCAGACGCGCAAGCCGCTCGTCATCCACACCCGCGAAGCCTCGGCCGACACGCTGGCCATTCTCAAGGAGGAGGGCGAAGACGGCGGCCCGATGGCGGCGGGCGGCGTCTTCCACTGCTTCACGGAGACGGCGCAAGTGGCCCGCGCGGCGCTCGATCTGGGCTTCTACATTTCCTTCTCGGGCATCCTGACCTTCAAGAAGGCGCAGGACCTGCGCGATGTGGCGGCCTTCGTGCCGCTCGACCGGATGCTGATCGAGACCGACAGCCCTTATCTCGCCCCGGTGCCGTACCGCGGGAAGACCAACAACCCCTCGTACGTTCCTTTCGTGGCGCAGCAGATCGCGCAGCTTCGAAACCTGCCGGTCGAAGCGATCGGCAAGGCGACCAGCGACAACTTCGATCGACTGTTCAGGCAGGCGAAATCATGA